The proteins below are encoded in one region of Micromonospora sp. DSM 45708:
- a CDS encoding DUF4229 domain-containing protein, translating to MSAAVKYTLGRIGLFVAVLAALWFVEMNMFLRLMLALVFSATLSFFLLKGWRDEMAGEMAEAAERRRAEKDRLRSALAGDDRTEPGEPGADRRD from the coding sequence ATGAGCGCGGCGGTCAAGTACACCCTGGGCCGGATCGGGCTGTTCGTCGCCGTGCTGGCGGCCCTCTGGTTCGTCGAGATGAACATGTTCCTGCGGCTGATGCTGGCGTTGGTCTTCTCCGCCACGCTGTCGTTCTTCCTGCTGAAGGGCTGGCGGGACGAGATGGCCGGGGAGATGGCCGAGGCGGCGGAGCGCCGTCGCGCGGAGAAGGACCGGCTGCGCTCCGCGTTGGCCGGGGACGACCGGACCGAGCCGGGAGAGCCCGGGGCCGACCGCCGCGACTAG
- the mqnE gene encoding aminofutalosine synthase MqnE, whose product MDAGLKRELEAKVYAGERLTREDGIALYASDDLTWLGRLAHHRRTELNGDRVMFNVNRHLNLTNVCSASCAYCSFQRKPGEKDAYTMRIDEAVRKAKEMEDEQLTELHIVNGLHPTLPWRYYPKVLRELKAALPKVNLKAFTATEVQWFEKISGLGADAILDELMDAGLESLTGGGAEIFDWEVRQHIVDHACHWEDWSRIHRLAHSKGMKTPSTMLYGHIEEPRHRVDHVLRLRELQDETGGFQVFIPLRYQHDFVDSADGKVRNRIQARTTMASPAESLKTFAVSRLLFDNVPHVKCFWVMHGLSVAQLSLNFGVDDLDGSVVEYKITHDADSYGTPNTMHRDDLLHLIWDAGFRPVERNTRYETVREYDAAPSMAERRSEPQQVWA is encoded by the coding sequence ATGGACGCCGGACTCAAGCGCGAGCTCGAAGCGAAGGTCTACGCGGGGGAGCGGCTGACCCGCGAGGACGGCATCGCGCTCTACGCGAGCGACGACCTGACCTGGCTGGGCCGGCTGGCCCACCACAGGCGCACCGAGCTCAACGGCGACCGGGTGATGTTCAACGTCAACCGGCACCTCAATCTGACAAACGTCTGTTCGGCGTCGTGCGCGTACTGCTCGTTCCAGCGCAAGCCGGGCGAGAAGGACGCCTACACGATGCGGATCGACGAGGCGGTCCGCAAGGCCAAGGAGATGGAGGACGAGCAGCTCACCGAGCTGCACATCGTCAACGGCCTGCACCCGACGCTGCCCTGGCGCTACTACCCCAAGGTGCTGCGCGAGCTGAAGGCCGCGCTGCCGAAGGTCAACCTCAAGGCGTTCACCGCGACCGAGGTGCAGTGGTTCGAGAAGATCAGCGGGCTCGGCGCCGACGCGATCCTCGACGAGCTGATGGACGCCGGGCTGGAGTCGCTGACCGGCGGCGGCGCGGAGATCTTCGACTGGGAGGTCCGGCAGCACATCGTCGACCACGCCTGCCACTGGGAGGACTGGTCGCGGATCCACCGGCTGGCCCACTCGAAGGGCATGAAGACGCCGTCGACCATGCTCTACGGCCACATCGAGGAGCCCCGGCACCGGGTCGACCACGTGCTGCGGCTGCGCGAGTTGCAGGACGAGACCGGGGGCTTCCAGGTCTTCATCCCGCTGCGCTACCAGCACGACTTCGTCGACTCGGCGGACGGCAAGGTCCGCAACCGGATCCAGGCCCGCACCACGATGGCCTCCCCGGCCGAGTCGCTCAAGACGTTCGCGGTCTCCCGCCTGCTGTTCGACAACGTCCCGCACGTGAAGTGCTTCTGGGTCATGCACGGGCTCTCGGTGGCCCAGCTCTCGCTGAACTTCGGCGTGGACGACCTGGACGGCTCGGTGGTGGAATACAAGATCACTCACGACGCCGACTCGTACGGCACGCCGAACACCATGCACCGGGACGACCTGCTGCACCTGATCTGGGACGCCGGCTTCCGGCCGGTGGAGCGGAACACCCGTTACGAGACCGTCCGTGAGTACGATGCCGCGCCGTCGATGGCCGAGCGCCGCTCCGAGCCGCAGCAGGTCTGGGCCTGA
- a CDS encoding C40 family peptidase, giving the protein MVDSTKARRRRRRAPVISPVLRPALWSALLGAVAAAALATPAWAEPLPDTIPSTGSRPQVTGPLQLPTVPGATTGRPGATVPGLPGGAVPGLPGAAVPGLPGATVPGGAPVLPGATNPADGPLIAQINQVDGLVAQLGDNLLRIKGERDAAQTELTAAAARLKEAQDALARAQENAKSAAADAVKADAALPPGEFGASLRQFSDLQRITRGDKAEGATTSVTGELLRATTDERVAREAHASVQRRVTAKTAEFTRVETDLHKQEAALLKLRRDNAAKLLEIERREDAAEQRLGNPYVVNQSINGLVADPRALAAVRYALAQLGDPYLWAAEGPDRFDCSGLMLASYQSAGYRGLPRVSRDQYFATRARTVSPTTLLPGDLLFFASGGSWTSIHHVAMYIGNGKMVEAPRTGDVVKISVVRWSRLYAATRVVGAVPAPATPKPLPTVPANPPKPGTTPKPTPTKSATPKPTPKPTKSATPKPTPTTSSPTPTPSTSTSPTPTPSDTPSPTPSRTATVAPSSTSAKPTESAAAPSSSTAKPTESTVGSKSASPTSTG; this is encoded by the coding sequence ATGGTCGACAGCACCAAGGCCCGAAGGCGACGGCGACGCGCACCGGTGATCTCACCGGTGCTGCGCCCGGCGCTCTGGTCCGCCCTGCTCGGGGCGGTCGCGGCTGCGGCGCTCGCCACCCCGGCCTGGGCCGAACCGCTGCCCGACACCATCCCCAGCACCGGCTCCCGCCCGCAGGTCACCGGCCCGCTCCAGCTCCCCACCGTGCCGGGCGCCACCACCGGCCGCCCCGGCGCCACCGTCCCCGGCCTGCCCGGCGGCGCGGTGCCCGGTCTGCCCGGCGCGGCCGTCCCCGGCCTGCCGGGCGCCACCGTCCCCGGGGGCGCACCGGTGCTGCCGGGTGCCACGAACCCGGCCGACGGTCCGCTGATCGCGCAGATCAACCAGGTCGACGGCCTGGTCGCCCAGCTCGGCGACAACCTCCTGCGGATCAAGGGCGAGCGGGACGCGGCCCAGACCGAGCTGACCGCCGCCGCCGCCCGGCTCAAGGAGGCGCAGGACGCGCTGGCCCGGGCCCAGGAGAACGCCAAGAGCGCCGCCGCCGACGCGGTCAAGGCCGACGCCGCACTGCCGCCTGGCGAGTTCGGCGCCAGCCTGCGCCAGTTCTCCGACCTCCAGCGGATCACCCGGGGCGACAAGGCCGAGGGGGCCACCACCTCGGTGACCGGCGAGCTGCTGCGCGCCACCACCGACGAGCGGGTCGCCCGCGAGGCGCACGCCTCGGTCCAGCGACGCGTCACCGCGAAGACCGCGGAGTTCACCCGCGTCGAGACCGACCTGCACAAGCAGGAAGCCGCGCTGCTCAAGCTCCGCCGCGACAACGCCGCCAAGCTGCTCGAGATCGAGCGCCGGGAGGACGCCGCCGAGCAGCGGCTCGGCAACCCGTACGTCGTCAACCAGAGCATCAACGGCCTGGTCGCCGACCCGCGGGCCCTGGCCGCGGTGCGCTACGCCCTGGCCCAGCTCGGCGACCCCTACCTCTGGGCGGCGGAAGGGCCGGACCGGTTCGACTGCTCCGGTCTGATGCTCGCCTCCTACCAGTCGGCCGGCTACCGGGGCCTGCCCCGCGTCTCCCGGGACCAGTACTTCGCGACCCGCGCCCGCACCGTCAGCCCGACCACTCTCCTCCCCGGCGACCTGCTCTTCTTCGCCTCCGGCGGTAGCTGGACCAGCATCCACCACGTCGCCATGTACATCGGCAACGGCAAGATGGTCGAGGCGCCGCGGACCGGCGACGTGGTCAAGATCTCGGTGGTCCGGTGGTCCCGGCTCTACGCGGCGACCCGGGTGGTCGGCGCCGTCCCCGCGCCCGCCACGCCGAAGCCGCTCCCGACCGTGCCGGCCAACCCGCCGAAGCCCGGCACCACCCCGAAGCCGACTCCGACGAAGTCCGCCACGCCGAAGCCGACACCGAAGCCGACGAAGTCCGCCACGCCGAAGCCGACGCCGACCACGTCCAGCCCGACGCCCACCCCGTCGACGAGCACCAGCCCGACGCCCACCCCGTCGGACACGCCGAGCCCGACGCCGAGCCGCACCGCCACCGTCGCGCCGTCCTCGACCTCGGCGAAGCCGACCGAGAGCGCCGCCGCGCCGTCGAGCAGCACGGCGAAGCCGACGGAGAGCACGGTCGGCAGCAAGTCCGCCAGCCCGACCAGCACCGGCTGA
- a CDS encoding DEAD/DEAH box helicase has protein sequence MTTFAESGMSPSTDPTIDAPDFASLGLPAQVVDALARQGITTPFEIQRATVPDALAGRDVLGRGQTGSGKTLAFGLPVIARLADRNRARPLHPRALILVPTRELAMQVNDALVPLGKAVGIFLKTAVGGVPYDRQIDALRRGVEIVVATPGRLGDLITRGVCRLDDVEVTVLDEADQMADMGFLPEVTELLAKTPADAQRLLFSATLDNDVDSLVKRFMTDPVTHSTAPATAAVSTMDHHMLLIPPHDKFAVTASIAAREGRTMVFARTQLGVDRLVEQLTAVGVRAGGLHGGKTQRMRTKTLAEFREGRMNVLVATDVAARGIHVDGVTLVLHVDPPKDPKDYLHRAGRTARAGESGAVATLVLPKQRRTTLAMLEKAGVEPSEARVRAGDEALAELTGAREPSGVPVREEPEPRRGGGPRRFGDRDGRGYGDRDGRGPRRFGDRPTGGRGYGDRPTGERGYGDRPTGERRFGDRPTGERGYGDRPSSERRFGDRPTGERGYGDRFGGDRTERRDDRAFGERRSDERGDRFGGRQSDDRRFGERAQRDRTGGDRPFGDRHRPAGGRGFDRDARDDRPTGGRGFGERRHEDRPQGERRFGDRDGNTERRFGDRDGNTERRFGDRGDVRPAERRGGFRPEARGRDDRPRDDRRGFGGRPPARTH, from the coding sequence TTGACCACCTTCGCTGAATCCGGCATGTCCCCGTCCACCGACCCGACCATCGACGCCCCCGACTTCGCCTCGCTCGGTCTTCCGGCGCAGGTGGTCGACGCGCTCGCCCGGCAGGGCATCACCACCCCGTTCGAGATCCAGCGGGCCACCGTGCCGGACGCGCTCGCCGGCCGCGACGTGCTCGGCCGGGGCCAGACCGGCTCCGGCAAGACGCTCGCCTTCGGCCTGCCGGTGATCGCCCGGCTCGCCGACCGCAACCGGGCCCGGCCGCTGCACCCCCGCGCGCTGATCCTGGTCCCCACGCGTGAGCTGGCCATGCAGGTCAACGACGCGCTGGTGCCGCTCGGCAAGGCGGTGGGCATCTTCCTGAAGACCGCGGTCGGCGGCGTGCCGTACGACCGGCAGATCGACGCTCTCCGCCGGGGCGTGGAGATCGTGGTGGCCACGCCGGGGCGGCTCGGCGACCTGATCACGCGCGGTGTCTGCCGGCTCGACGACGTCGAGGTCACCGTGCTGGACGAGGCCGACCAGATGGCCGACATGGGCTTCCTGCCCGAGGTCACGGAGCTGCTGGCGAAGACGCCTGCGGACGCCCAGCGGCTGCTCTTCTCGGCCACTCTGGACAACGACGTCGACTCGCTGGTCAAGCGGTTCATGACCGACCCGGTCACCCACTCGACCGCGCCGGCCACCGCGGCGGTGTCCACCATGGACCACCACATGTTGCTGATCCCGCCGCACGACAAGTTCGCGGTCACCGCGTCCATCGCCGCCCGCGAGGGACGCACCATGGTCTTCGCCCGTACGCAGCTCGGCGTCGACCGGCTGGTCGAGCAGCTCACCGCGGTCGGCGTACGGGCCGGTGGCCTGCACGGCGGCAAGACCCAGCGGATGCGCACCAAGACGCTTGCCGAGTTCCGCGAGGGCCGGATGAACGTGCTGGTCGCCACCGACGTGGCGGCCCGGGGCATCCACGTCGACGGCGTCACGCTGGTGCTGCACGTGGACCCGCCGAAGGACCCGAAGGACTACCTGCACCGGGCCGGTCGCACCGCCCGGGCCGGCGAGTCCGGCGCGGTGGCGACCCTGGTACTGCCCAAGCAGCGCCGGACCACGTTGGCCATGCTGGAGAAGGCGGGCGTCGAGCCGTCCGAGGCTCGGGTCCGCGCCGGCGACGAGGCGCTGGCCGAGCTGACCGGCGCGCGCGAGCCCAGCGGCGTACCGGTCCGCGAGGAGCCGGAGCCCCGCCGCGGCGGCGGCCCCCGTCGCTTCGGGGACCGGGACGGGCGCGGCTACGGCGACCGGGACGGACGCGGCCCGCGCCGCTTCGGCGACCGCCCCACCGGCGGACGCGGCTACGGCGACCGGCCCACCGGCGAGCGCGGCTACGGCGACCGGCCCACCGGCGAGCGCCGCTTCGGCGACCGCCCCACCGGCGAGCGCGGCTACGGCGACCGGCCCAGCAGCGAGCGCCGCTTCGGCGACCGCCCCACCGGCGAGCGCGGCTACGGCGACCGGTTCGGCGGTGACCGGACCGAGCGCCGCGACGACCGGGCCTTCGGCGAGCGGCGGTCCGACGAGCGCGGGGACCGCTTCGGGGGCCGGCAGTCCGACGACCGGCGCTTCGGCGAGCGGGCGCAGCGCGACCGTACCGGCGGTGACCGGCCGTTCGGGGACCGGCACCGGCCGGCCGGCGGGCGTGGCTTCGACCGGGATGCCCGGGACGACCGTCCCACCGGCGGTCGTGGCTTCGGCGAGCGCCGCCACGAGGACCGCCCGCAGGGCGAGCGCCGCTTCGGGGACCGGGACGGCAACACCGAACGCCGCTTCGGGGACCGCGACGGCAACACCGAACGCCGCTTCGGGGACCGGGGCGACGTCCGGCCGGCCGAGCGTCGGGGCGGGTTCCGTCCCGAGGCGCGGGGCCGGGACGACCGGCCGCGCGACGACCGGCGTGGTTTCGGCGGGCGTCCGCCGGCCCGTACCCACTGA
- a CDS encoding putative glycolipid-binding domain-containing protein, with amino-acid sequence MPKSLFWARTDTAGSEHVVLDDRQGLTAQGVALAVDPIPYTCRYRLTVAPDWSTSRLEVDADGAGWARSVRLERGGDGWRVRTGEEGDLDAALRAAGHPPAGLPGTDDPDRLADALDVDLGGSPLTNTLPIRRIGLGRLPADLATSVTVVWVLLPGLTVLPVEQVYTSLGPGRVRYASGTFTADLEVDPEGFVVRYPGLAERVGPR; translated from the coding sequence ATGCCGAAGTCGCTCTTCTGGGCCCGGACCGACACCGCCGGATCCGAGCACGTGGTGCTCGACGACCGCCAGGGGCTGACCGCGCAGGGCGTGGCGCTGGCCGTGGACCCGATCCCCTACACCTGCCGGTACCGCTTGACGGTCGCGCCGGACTGGTCGACCAGCCGGCTGGAGGTCGACGCGGACGGCGCCGGCTGGGCGCGGAGCGTACGCCTGGAGCGGGGCGGCGACGGGTGGCGCGTGCGTACCGGTGAGGAGGGTGACCTGGACGCGGCGCTGCGTGCGGCCGGGCATCCGCCCGCGGGCCTGCCCGGTACGGACGACCCGGACCGGCTGGCCGACGCGCTCGACGTCGACCTGGGCGGTTCCCCGCTGACCAACACGCTGCCCATCCGCCGGATCGGGCTGGGCCGGCTCCCCGCCGACCTGGCGACGAGCGTGACGGTGGTGTGGGTGCTGTTGCCCGGGTTGACGGTGCTCCCCGTCGAGCAGGTCTACACCTCGCTCGGTCCGGGCCGGGTGCGGTACGCCAGTGGCACGTTCACCGCCGACCTGGAGGTCGATCCGGAGGGCTTCGTGGTGCGCTATCCCGGGCTCGCGGAGCGGGTCGGCCCGCGCTGA
- a CDS encoding TetR/AcrR family transcriptional regulator — protein sequence MSTGGGGRLRADSARVREQMLTVAGARLRGGDRDLPLNAIAKAAGVGVGTAYRHFPSRQVLIEALAAQSFTRLAADARASAAADDPVVGFERLMSTGLRLLREEPALAEVLAARDDLTADAAAPAADFFDALDHLLHRARQAGAVRSDITADDLRSLMCGVQHAVTISDADAADRYLGVLLRGLRG from the coding sequence GTGTCGACAGGTGGGGGCGGACGGCTGCGGGCGGACTCCGCCCGGGTCCGCGAGCAGATGCTCACCGTGGCCGGGGCCCGGCTGCGCGGCGGCGACCGCGACCTGCCGCTGAACGCGATCGCCAAGGCCGCCGGCGTCGGCGTGGGCACCGCCTACCGGCACTTCCCCAGTCGGCAGGTGCTGATCGAGGCGCTGGCCGCGCAGAGCTTCACCCGGCTGGCGGCGGACGCCCGGGCGAGCGCCGCCGCCGACGATCCCGTCGTCGGGTTCGAGCGGCTGATGTCGACCGGGCTGCGGCTGCTCCGCGAGGAACCGGCGCTGGCGGAGGTGCTGGCCGCCCGTGACGACCTCACCGCCGACGCCGCCGCGCCAGCGGCCGACTTCTTCGACGCGCTCGACCACCTGCTCCACCGGGCGCGGCAGGCCGGCGCCGTCCGGTCCGACATCACGGCCGACGACCTGCGCAGCCTGATGTGCGGCGTGCAACACGCGGTGACGATCAGCGACGCGGACGCCGCCGACCGCTACCTCGGCGTCCTGCTGCGCGGACTACGCGGCTGA
- a CDS encoding SDR family NAD(P)-dependent oxidoreductase — translation MAVSWTFADIPDLTGRTAVVTGASSGLGLVVARQLTAHGATVIAAVRDVGKAARVLPGSEARQLDLADLDSVDAFATGLHEEGRTVDLLVNNAGIGGHQGRRLSPQGIEMQFATNFLGHFALTGRLLDLVRDDGRVVHVGSGLYRLFRVAPPFDDPAAERSYSPSRAYVASKLANLLFGLELDRRLRRAGRPVRSLVAHPGLAKTELNDDIGHPALRATMAVLQALIGRPAERAAVPLLFAATDPGARGGVFIGPGNRKWDDRVHLDPVVAPADDPALAGRLWDRARAWTAVEYPPDLR, via the coding sequence ATGGCTGTGAGCTGGACCTTCGCCGACATACCGGACCTGACCGGCCGCACGGCGGTGGTGACCGGCGCGAGCAGTGGGCTCGGCCTGGTCGTGGCGCGGCAGTTGACGGCGCACGGCGCGACGGTGATCGCGGCGGTCCGCGACGTGGGCAAGGCGGCCCGGGTCCTGCCCGGGTCGGAGGCGCGGCAGCTCGACCTCGCCGACCTGGACTCGGTCGACGCGTTCGCCACCGGCCTGCACGAGGAGGGGCGGACCGTCGACCTGCTGGTCAACAACGCCGGCATCGGTGGCCACCAGGGCCGTCGGCTCAGCCCACAGGGCATCGAGATGCAGTTCGCCACCAACTTCCTCGGCCATTTCGCGCTCACCGGTCGCCTGCTCGACCTGGTCCGCGACGACGGGCGCGTCGTGCACGTCGGGTCCGGCCTCTACCGGCTCTTCCGGGTGGCACCGCCCTTCGACGACCCGGCCGCCGAACGGTCCTACTCGCCCTCTCGGGCGTACGTGGCGTCCAAGCTCGCGAACCTGCTCTTCGGCCTGGAACTCGACCGCCGGTTGCGGCGCGCCGGCCGGCCGGTGCGGAGCCTGGTCGCGCATCCCGGCCTGGCGAAAACCGAGTTGAACGATGACATCGGGCACCCGGCCCTGCGCGCGACGATGGCGGTCCTCCAGGCCCTGATCGGTCGCCCGGCCGAACGCGCGGCGGTTCCGCTGCTGTTCGCCGCCACCGATCCCGGAGCGCGTGGCGGGGTCTTCATCGGCCCCGGCAACCGGAAGTGGGACGACCGGGTGCACCTCGACCCGGTCGTCGCGCCCGCGGACGACCCGGCTCTCGCCGGCCGGCTGTGGGACCGGGCCCGGGCCTGGACCGCCGTCGAGTACCCGCCGGACCTGCGGTGA
- the cds1 gene encoding L-cysteine desulfhydrase Cds1, producing MTHLDRCDEVGRHWLTEAIATVEADANRSADTHLLPFPLPKAWGIDLYLKDESVHPTGSLKHRLARSLFLYGLCNGWIGRDTTVIEASSGSTAVSEAYFARMLGLPFIAVMPASTSPEKIAQIEFQGGRCHLVQDPAKVVIEARWLAEDTGGHYMDQFTYAERATDWRGNNNIAESIYAQLALERHPVPAWIVVGAGTGGTSATIGRYARYRRLPTKLCVVDPENSAFYPAWQAADWSVRTGRGSRIEGIGRPSVEPSFLPSVVDRMVQVPDAASLAAMRAGSAVLGRRVGGSTGTNLWGAFGLIAEMRAAGRTGSVVTLICDPGDRYVDTYYSDQWVAGQGLDLAPYLTAVDRFLDDGTWPA from the coding sequence GTGACTCATCTCGACCGGTGTGACGAGGTCGGCCGGCACTGGCTCACCGAGGCGATCGCCACGGTCGAGGCGGACGCCAACCGCTCCGCCGACACCCACCTCCTGCCGTTCCCGCTGCCCAAGGCGTGGGGGATCGACCTCTACCTCAAGGACGAGTCGGTGCACCCGACCGGCTCGCTCAAGCACCGGCTGGCCCGCTCGCTGTTCCTCTACGGGCTGTGCAACGGCTGGATCGGCCGGGACACCACGGTGATCGAGGCGTCGTCCGGGTCGACAGCGGTCTCCGAGGCGTACTTCGCGCGGATGCTCGGGCTGCCGTTCATCGCGGTCATGCCGGCCTCCACCTCACCCGAGAAGATCGCCCAGATCGAGTTCCAGGGCGGGCGCTGCCACCTGGTCCAGGACCCGGCCAAGGTGGTGATCGAGGCGCGCTGGTTGGCCGAGGACACCGGCGGTCACTACATGGACCAGTTCACCTACGCCGAGCGGGCCACCGACTGGCGGGGCAACAACAACATCGCCGAGTCGATCTACGCGCAGCTCGCGCTGGAGCGACACCCGGTGCCGGCCTGGATCGTGGTGGGCGCCGGCACCGGCGGCACCAGCGCTACCATCGGCCGGTACGCCCGCTACCGCCGGCTGCCCACCAAGCTGTGCGTGGTGGACCCGGAGAACTCCGCGTTCTACCCGGCCTGGCAGGCCGCCGACTGGTCGGTCCGCACCGGCCGGGGCTCCCGGATCGAGGGCATCGGCCGGCCCAGCGTCGAGCCGTCCTTCCTGCCCAGCGTGGTGGACCGGATGGTCCAGGTGCCGGACGCCGCCTCACTGGCCGCCATGCGCGCCGGCTCGGCGGTGCTCGGCCGCCGGGTGGGCGGCTCCACCGGCACCAACCTCTGGGGCGCGTTCGGGCTGATCGCCGAGATGCGGGCCGCCGGCCGGACCGGCTCGGTGGTGACGCTGATCTGCGACCCGGGCGACCGCTACGTCGACACCTACTACTCCGACCAGTGGGTGGCCGGGCAGGGCCTCGACCTCGCCCCGTACCTCACCGCCGTCGACCGGTTCCTGGACGACGGCACCTGGCCGGCCTGA
- a CDS encoding SDR family NAD(P)-dependent oxidoreductase: protein MTTSGRGAAVVTGAAGGLGRALAAALHADGWRVLLTDVEAAAVAEAAAPLGGWSAELDVRDGAACAAVAAEAAGAPGGLGLWVNNAGILVTGPSWAQDAQVRQRVVEVNALGAMNGTLAAVAVMREQGHGHVLNVVSLAGLIAAPGETVYAASKHALLAFSLGTLTDLRMAGVRGVHVSCLCPDGIWTPMLHDKLDDPGALASFTGSLLTPERVAARAVRLARRPRPVVSLPRWRGAQVRLLDAFPRLALVLTPVVRAAGRAGQRRQARRVRADPSRPHL from the coding sequence ATGACGACCTCGGGGCGGGGCGCCGCCGTGGTGACCGGAGCGGCCGGCGGGCTGGGCCGTGCGCTCGCTGCCGCGCTGCACGCCGACGGCTGGCGGGTGCTGCTGACCGACGTCGAGGCGGCGGCGGTGGCCGAAGCCGCGGCGCCGCTGGGCGGCTGGTCCGCTGAACTCGACGTCCGTGACGGGGCTGCCTGCGCGGCGGTCGCCGCCGAGGCGGCCGGCGCGCCGGGTGGGCTCGGGCTGTGGGTCAACAACGCGGGCATCCTGGTCACCGGCCCCTCCTGGGCGCAGGACGCCCAGGTCCGGCAGCGGGTGGTCGAGGTCAACGCGCTCGGCGCGATGAACGGCACGCTGGCCGCCGTGGCGGTGATGCGGGAGCAGGGCCACGGGCACGTGCTCAACGTCGTCTCGCTGGCCGGGCTGATCGCCGCGCCCGGCGAGACGGTGTACGCGGCCAGCAAGCACGCCCTGCTGGCGTTCAGCCTCGGCACGCTGACCGACCTGCGGATGGCCGGCGTCCGAGGCGTACACGTGTCGTGCCTGTGCCCGGACGGGATCTGGACGCCGATGCTGCACGACAAGCTCGACGACCCCGGGGCGCTGGCCTCCTTCACCGGTTCGTTGCTGACGCCGGAGCGGGTGGCCGCGCGGGCGGTCCGGCTGGCCCGCCGGCCGCGCCCGGTGGTGAGCCTGCCGCGCTGGCGCGGCGCGCAGGTCCGGCTGCTCGACGCGTTCCCCCGGCTCGCCCTGGTGCTCACGCCGGTGGTGCGCGCGGCCGGCCGGGCCGGGCAGCGCCGGCAGGCGCGCCGGGTCCGGGCGGATCCGAGCCGGCCTCACTTGTAA
- a CDS encoding Lrp/AsnC family transcriptional regulator produces the protein MDTIDLALVELLRGNARLSYAELARQVGLSAPAVHERVGKLESGGVIRAYRAEVEPEAIGLGVTALIGIMENSDADTDDVLEAFRQIPEIESCYFMAGVESFLLKARVGTIAELEQLIVRLNRTPGVASTRTGIALSTKWENRPQPLEPPTP, from the coding sequence GTGGACACGATCGACCTGGCCCTCGTGGAGCTGCTACGGGGCAACGCCCGCCTGTCGTACGCCGAACTGGCCCGGCAGGTCGGCCTCTCCGCCCCGGCCGTGCACGAGCGGGTCGGCAAACTGGAGTCCGGCGGCGTGATCCGGGCGTACCGGGCCGAGGTCGAGCCGGAGGCGATCGGGCTCGGGGTCACCGCGCTGATCGGCATCATGGAGAACTCCGACGCGGACACCGACGACGTGCTGGAGGCGTTCCGCCAGATCCCCGAGATCGAGTCCTGCTACTTCATGGCCGGCGTCGAATCCTTCCTGCTCAAGGCGCGGGTCGGCACCATCGCCGAGCTGGAACAGTTGATCGTCCGGCTGAACCGCACGCCCGGGGTCGCCTCCACCCGCACCGGCATCGCGCTGTCGACCAAGTGGGAGAACCGCCCCCAGCCGCTCGAACCACCCACTCCCTGA
- a CDS encoding BldC family transcriptional regulator — MDTGDRLLTPGEVAALFRVDPKTVTRWAAAGRIGSIRTPGGHRRFRESEVRALLEGEGMLDEADDMGKARNMGPTASTGPGPANAGMY, encoded by the coding sequence GTGGACACTGGAGATCGCCTGCTGACACCGGGTGAGGTCGCTGCGCTGTTTCGGGTGGACCCGAAAACCGTGACCCGATGGGCAGCGGCCGGCCGGATCGGCAGCATCCGGACTCCAGGCGGGCATCGCCGGTTTCGGGAATCCGAGGTGCGGGCCCTGCTTGAGGGGGAGGGCATGCTGGACGAGGCGGACGACATGGGCAAGGCCCGGAACATGGGCCCGACCGCTTCGACCGGCCCCGGACCGGCGAACGCCGGCATGTACTGA
- a CDS encoding UbiX family flavin prenyltransferase, which yields MREPWVVGVSGASGTPYAAAVVRGLLDAGAAVDLIVSRAARLTVLDETGRPFRDAHWAEDLAAWLDRDLTGADLRHWPAGDLAAGPSSGSYRVRGMAVVPASTAACAGIAIGLSKDLLQRAAEVNLKERRPVVVVPRETPVTRSHLEHLIALHDAGAVVLPASPGFYGAGASASAPQLVDFVAGKVLDALGVEHTLFRRWSGTLAADRRHVDRA from the coding sequence ATGCGCGAACCATGGGTGGTGGGCGTCTCCGGTGCCTCCGGGACCCCGTACGCGGCAGCGGTCGTCCGGGGACTGCTCGACGCCGGCGCGGCGGTGGACCTGATCGTGTCCCGAGCCGCCCGGCTGACCGTCCTCGACGAGACCGGCCGGCCCTTCCGGGACGCACACTGGGCCGAAGACCTGGCCGCGTGGCTCGACCGCGACCTCACCGGCGCGGACCTGCGCCACTGGCCCGCCGGTGACCTGGCGGCCGGCCCGAGCAGCGGCTCCTACCGGGTACGCGGCATGGCGGTCGTGCCGGCCAGCACCGCGGCCTGCGCCGGCATCGCGATCGGTCTCTCCAAGGACCTGCTCCAACGCGCCGCCGAGGTGAACCTCAAGGAGCGCCGCCCGGTCGTAGTGGTGCCCCGGGAGACCCCGGTGACCCGCAGCCACCTGGAACACCTCATCGCGCTGCACGACGCCGGCGCCGTGGTGCTGCCGGCCAGTCCGGGCTTCTACGGCGCCGGGGCGTCCGCCTCCGCGCCACAGTTGGTCGACTTCGTGGCCGGGAAGGTGCTCGACGCGCTGGGCGTCGAACACACGCTGTTCCGGCGCTGGTCGGGCACGCTGGCCGCGGACCGCCGACACGTGGACCGGGCCTGA